From the Deltaproteobacteria bacterium HGW-Deltaproteobacteria-4 genome, one window contains:
- a CDS encoding diguanylate cyclase response regulator, producing the protein MNILIAEDDTPTRQLLQSLLVKWGYNVTVARDGDEAWRILCEPKHPRLLILDWMMPGLDGPEIVRRLREKEDGDPHYTIIVTSVHNENAVIEALAAGADDFIAKPFNPSELQARVAVGRRIKDLQQTLLDKLVKLEDATATITQLARTDELTGLHNRRSFQQIFTLARNAALRHNHPLSLISIDLDHFKVVNDTLGHSAGDLVLKEFSKLMQEQVRAEDIVVRQGGEEFLILLPHADSMAATALAERIRTAFEQNPGSAAPLPVTASFGVAQLQEGEEEEVLIQRADTALYRAKHEGRNRVVTAEI; encoded by the coding sequence ATGAACATTCTGATTGCTGAAGATGACACCCCGACCCGTCAGTTGCTGCAATCACTGCTGGTCAAGTGGGGTTACAATGTCACTGTCGCTCGGGACGGGGACGAGGCCTGGCGGATTCTCTGCGAGCCAAAACATCCGCGTCTTCTCATTCTTGACTGGATGATGCCCGGACTCGACGGACCGGAAATCGTCCGGCGACTACGGGAGAAAGAGGACGGCGACCCGCATTACACCATTATTGTGACCTCTGTTCACAATGAGAATGCCGTTATCGAGGCCCTGGCCGCCGGTGCCGACGACTTTATCGCCAAGCCGTTTAACCCGAGTGAACTGCAGGCCAGGGTCGCCGTTGGGCGGCGAATCAAAGACCTGCAGCAGACATTGCTCGATAAACTTGTCAAACTGGAAGACGCCACCGCGACGATCACGCAACTTGCCAGAACCGATGAACTGACCGGACTACACAACCGCCGTTCTTTTCAGCAAATTTTCACTTTGGCCAGAAACGCTGCTCTCCGTCATAATCACCCCCTCTCCTTGATCAGCATCGACCTTGATCATTTCAAAGTTGTCAACGACACACTGGGGCACAGTGCCGGTGATCTGGTTTTAAAGGAATTTTCCAAACTGATGCAGGAGCAGGTGAGAGCCGAAGATATCGTCGTCCGCCAGGGGGGCGAAGAGTTCCTTATCCTGTTGCCGCATGCCGACAGTATGGCCGCCACCGCTTTGGCTGAACGGATCAGGACAGCCTTTGAGCAAAACCCTGGCAGCGCGGCCCCACTGCCCGTGACCGCCAGCTTTGGTGTCGCGCAATTGCAGGAAGGAGAAGAAGAAGAGGTCCTGATTCAGCGGGCAGACACGGCACTTTATCGCGCCAAACATGAAGGGCGGAATCGCGTCGTCACGGCAGAAATATGA
- a CDS encoding Fis family transcriptional regulator, producing MKTILIIDDEDSIRASLQGILQDEGYRVLLAADGGAGLDQLREENADIILLDIWMPGIDGLETLQRIREMNPEQLVIMMSGHGTIETAVKATRLGAYDFIEKPLSLEKVLLTLQNALRVSGLIEENRTLKEQLGKESEMIGESPAIRDLKAQIAIAAPTSGWVLITGENGTGKELVARAIHSLSKRRNKPFIEVNCAAIPEELIESELFGHERGSFTGATAQRRGKFDLAHEGTLFLDEIADMSLKTQAKVLRILQERKFERVGGSRTIEVDVRVVAATNKNLEAEISAGRFREDLYYRLNVIPFHVPPLRERSRDIPRLAENFLALFCQQEGRPLKRFSDGAIRALCSYPWPGNVRELKNIVERLVIMSPDQLITEAQLPAIFTACDRLQPHLESDDSEAGEIESEGATLRAARDEFEKEFILQKLKEYDWNVSRTADAIEIERSNLHRKMKAFGIEPKKSAG from the coding sequence ATGAAAACGATTTTGATTATTGATGATGAAGACAGCATTCGCGCCAGCCTGCAAGGGATCTTGCAGGATGAGGGCTACCGGGTCCTTCTCGCCGCCGACGGCGGCGCCGGCCTCGACCAGTTGCGGGAAGAGAATGCCGACATCATCCTTCTCGATATCTGGATGCCGGGGATTGACGGCCTCGAAACGCTGCAACGAATTCGCGAAATGAACCCCGAGCAGTTGGTGATCATGATGAGCGGACACGGCACCATCGAAACCGCTGTCAAGGCGACACGTCTCGGCGCCTATGACTTCATCGAAAAACCGTTATCGCTGGAGAAAGTCCTCCTGACCCTGCAAAATGCCCTGCGCGTCAGCGGTCTGATCGAGGAGAACCGCACCCTCAAGGAACAGCTCGGTAAAGAATCGGAGATGATCGGCGAAAGTCCGGCCATCCGTGATCTCAAGGCCCAGATCGCCATCGCCGCTCCGACCAGCGGCTGGGTGCTGATCACCGGCGAGAACGGCACCGGCAAAGAACTGGTCGCCCGCGCCATCCACAGCTTGTCAAAACGTCGCAACAAACCCTTTATCGAAGTCAACTGCGCCGCTATCCCTGAGGAGTTGATTGAATCGGAGCTCTTTGGCCATGAACGCGGCTCCTTTACCGGGGCCACCGCCCAGCGCCGCGGCAAATTCGATCTGGCCCACGAAGGGACCCTCTTTCTTGATGAAATTGCCGACATGAGCCTGAAAACGCAGGCAAAAGTGTTACGCATCCTGCAGGAACGCAAATTTGAGAGAGTCGGCGGCAGCCGCACTATCGAGGTTGACGTGCGCGTCGTCGCCGCCACCAACAAGAATCTCGAAGCCGAGATCAGTGCCGGACGCTTTCGCGAAGACCTTTACTACCGGCTCAACGTCATCCCCTTCCATGTGCCGCCACTGCGCGAACGCAGCCGCGATATCCCCCGCCTCGCCGAAAACTTCCTTGCCCTCTTCTGTCAACAGGAAGGACGCCCGCTCAAGCGCTTTTCCGACGGAGCGATCCGCGCACTCTGCTCTTATCCCTGGCCGGGGAATGTACGGGAGTTAAAGAATATCGTCGAACGCCTGGTGATCATGTCGCCGGATCAGCTCATCACCGAAGCGCAGCTGCCGGCGATCTTCACCGCCTGCGATCGGCTGCAGCCCCACCTGGAGAGTGACGACAGCGAAGCCGGCGAAATTGAAAGCGAGGGAGCAACCCTGCGCGCCGCCCGGGACGAATTTGAAAAGGAATTTATCCTGCAAAAGCTCAAGGAGTACGATTGGAACGTTTCCCGCACCGCTGATGCCATCGAAATCGAACGCTCCAACCTGCACCGCAAGATGAAAGCTTTCGGCATTGAGCCGAAAAAGAGCGCTGGGTGA
- a CDS encoding PAS domain-containing sensor histidine kinase gives MIQPPSKIKRWFEWSLILLLPIAIAITVRFENQLFYLTQRIPFSPSIQMLILVNINLLLIILLFFILARNIIRLLIERQEGVSGARLRTKLVVAFAGMSLLPTALLFVVASGFISTSIDNWFNNQIESALEESLDVARTYYQNSATNALYYANQLARIVKDEKLLNQENLPRLREVIAQKQQEYNLGIVEVFSATQEELVRASNPQVPKGDITPPSSELLHKAMQGESTSLVVPAGKADLIRGIVPIHSNWNPEDVVGALVVNYYVPYSLTSKMNEISTNFDQYKSAKQFKGRVQKVYITVLFLIVLVVLFLSTWVGFRLAKGITEPIQDLAEATERVAGGDLTMSLTPHSNDEIGYLVTAFNGMTADLRQGQERLQAANLELETSNQEIEARRLYMEIVLKNVTAGVLSIDRNGHILTINQSAERLLHINGKEVINRNFFEVLGSAHFPLVRDFISQMTHSGKDSLRQIVPLTVEENELVLQVTVTALRDESGEVIGSVIVFDDLTQLQKAQRMAAWREVAKRIAHEIKNPLTPIQLSAQRLRRRYLERLGPEETVFDECTAMIVKQVDELKNLVNEFSSFARMPAINSTLNDLNSLIEQTLVLFRQGHPEIEIIFTPDRELPQISLDAEQIKRVLINLIDNSIAASAGQGRIELETSFDRNLNMIAMTVSDQGCGISNEDKPRLFEPYFSTKKSGTGLGLAIVATIVADHHGYIRVRDNQPHGSRFIVELPVTAPDLT, from the coding sequence ATGATCCAACCGCCATCAAAAATAAAGCGCTGGTTTGAATGGTCACTGATCCTGCTTCTGCCGATCGCGATTGCTATTACCGTCCGTTTTGAGAATCAACTTTTTTATCTGACGCAACGGATCCCCTTCTCCCCGAGCATCCAGATGCTCATCCTCGTCAACATCAATCTGTTGTTGATCATTCTCCTCTTCTTTATCCTTGCCCGCAATATCATTCGCCTCCTTATCGAACGCCAGGAAGGGGTTTCCGGCGCTCGCCTGCGCACCAAGCTGGTCGTCGCCTTTGCCGGCATGTCGTTACTGCCGACGGCCCTCCTCTTTGTCGTGGCATCGGGTTTTATCTCGACCTCGATCGACAACTGGTTTAACAACCAGATTGAAAGCGCTCTGGAAGAATCTCTCGACGTTGCCCGGACCTATTATCAAAACTCGGCAACCAATGCCCTGTATTACGCCAACCAACTCGCGCGCATCGTTAAAGACGAAAAACTTCTCAACCAGGAGAATCTGCCGCGCCTGCGCGAAGTCATTGCCCAGAAGCAACAGGAATACAACCTCGGCATTGTCGAAGTCTTCTCCGCGACCCAGGAAGAACTGGTGCGGGCTTCGAATCCGCAAGTCCCGAAAGGAGATATTACCCCCCCTTCTTCCGAGCTTTTACATAAAGCGATGCAGGGGGAGAGCACCTCTCTGGTGGTTCCCGCCGGCAAAGCCGATTTGATTCGCGGTATTGTGCCGATCCATTCAAACTGGAATCCTGAAGATGTCGTCGGCGCCCTGGTCGTCAACTACTATGTTCCTTATTCCCTCACCAGCAAAATGAACGAAATTTCAACGAATTTCGATCAATATAAAAGTGCCAAACAGTTTAAGGGCCGCGTCCAGAAAGTCTATATTACCGTTCTCTTTCTAATCGTCCTGGTTGTCCTCTTTTTGTCGACCTGGGTTGGCTTCCGTCTAGCCAAAGGGATCACTGAGCCGATTCAAGACCTGGCCGAAGCCACGGAACGGGTCGCCGGCGGCGATCTGACCATGTCTCTCACCCCGCACAGCAACGATGAAATCGGTTATCTTGTGACCGCGTTTAACGGTATGACCGCTGATCTGCGTCAGGGGCAGGAACGTTTACAGGCCGCCAACCTTGAGCTTGAAACCTCGAATCAGGAGATTGAAGCCCGTCGCCTGTATATGGAGATCGTTCTCAAAAACGTCACTGCCGGCGTCCTCTCCATCGATCGCAATGGCCACATCCTCACCATCAACCAATCAGCGGAACGACTCCTCCACATCAACGGGAAAGAGGTTATTAATCGCAACTTCTTTGAAGTCCTCGGCAGCGCCCACTTCCCTCTGGTGCGCGACTTCATCAGCCAGATGACCCATTCCGGTAAAGATTCCCTCCGCCAGATTGTCCCTTTGACAGTCGAAGAGAACGAACTGGTTCTGCAGGTCACGGTCACCGCCCTGCGTGACGAATCCGGCGAAGTGATCGGTTCGGTCATTGTCTTTGACGATCTCACCCAACTGCAAAAGGCGCAGCGGATGGCCGCCTGGCGTGAAGTTGCCAAACGCATTGCCCATGAGATCAAAAATCCGCTCACGCCGATCCAGCTTTCAGCGCAGCGCCTGCGACGCCGCTATCTCGAACGCCTCGGCCCGGAGGAGACGGTCTTTGACGAATGCACTGCCATGATCGTCAAACAGGTTGATGAACTCAAGAATCTGGTCAATGAATTCTCCAGCTTCGCCCGCATGCCTGCCATCAATTCGACCCTGAACGACCTGAACTCGCTGATTGAACAGACCCTGGTTCTCTTTCGCCAGGGACATCCGGAGATCGAAATCATCTTTACCCCTGACCGGGAATTACCGCAGATCAGTCTTGATGCCGAACAGATCAAGCGTGTCCTGATCAACCTGATCGACAACAGCATCGCCGCCAGCGCCGGACAAGGTCGCATCGAATTGGAAACGAGCTTTGATCGCAACCTCAACATGATCGCCATGACGGTGAGTGATCAGGGGTGCGGCATCTCCAACGAAGACAAGCCCCGCCTCTTTGAACCGTACTTTTCAACCAAAAAATCAGGCACCGGCCTCGGCCTCGCCATCGTCGCCACGATCGTTGCCGATCATCACGGTTATATCCGGGTGCGCGACAATCAACCGCACGGCAGCCGCTTTATTGTCGAACTGCCGGTGACTGCACCCGACCTTACCTGA
- a CDS encoding acyl-CoA thioesterase has translation MDNFTLVRPEHLNHHGYLFGGVLLKWVDEYAWLVAARDFTGSSLVTVGMDAIAFRKRVENGSILRFSVLPLHVGTTSVRYSVDIYADAPGASKEDHVFSTTITFVNLDIEGVKRALPRPLRLRSAPEFVL, from the coding sequence ATGGATAACTTTACCCTGGTCCGCCCCGAACACCTCAACCATCATGGCTATCTCTTTGGTGGTGTCCTGTTGAAGTGGGTCGATGAATATGCCTGGCTGGTCGCTGCCCGTGACTTTACCGGTTCTTCGCTGGTCACGGTCGGCATGGATGCCATTGCTTTTCGTAAACGGGTGGAGAACGGTTCGATCCTGCGTTTTTCTGTTCTGCCACTGCATGTCGGTACGACTTCAGTCCGTTACAGCGTCGATATTTATGCCGATGCCCCCGGTGCGAGCAAAGAGGACCATGTCTTTTCAACGACGATCACCTTCGTTAATCTCGATATTGAGGGAGTGAAAAGAGCGCTGCCGCGTCCGCTTCGACTTCGCTCGGCGCCGGAGTTCGTACTTTGA
- a CDS encoding 3-deoxy-manno-octulosonate cytidylyltransferase: protein MRVTAVIPARYASTRFPGKPLVDICGKPMIQWVYERTTRCLAVNRVIVATDDERIVSAVRAFGGEVMMTRADHSTGTDRLAEVAAKIDSALIVNVQGDEPLIDPRMIEQAIEPMRRNPGVPMGTLKSRILTAEEYLSPNVVKVVADRNDYALFFSRAPIPFGRDVIDQLDTRFAEIEAYKHIGLYVYRRDFLLTYHKLAPTPLEELEKLEQLRALENGFRIKVAETKLTSFGVDTPEDLERVRQLLAKSAVEKHF from the coding sequence ATGCGTGTGACTGCCGTTATTCCCGCTCGCTACGCTTCGACCCGTTTCCCCGGTAAACCTTTAGTCGATATTTGCGGCAAGCCGATGATTCAGTGGGTTTACGAGCGCACAACGCGCTGTCTCGCCGTGAATCGCGTCATTGTCGCTACTGACGATGAGCGCATCGTCAGCGCTGTCCGCGCTTTTGGCGGCGAAGTGATGATGACCCGTGCCGACCATTCGACCGGGACCGATCGCCTTGCGGAGGTGGCGGCAAAGATAGATTCGGCCTTGATTGTCAACGTGCAGGGAGATGAACCGCTTATCGATCCGCGCATGATAGAGCAAGCGATCGAGCCAATGCGGCGCAACCCCGGCGTGCCGATGGGGACGTTGAAGAGCCGGATTCTGACGGCAGAGGAGTATCTGAGCCCGAACGTCGTCAAAGTGGTGGCCGACCGCAACGACTACGCCCTCTTCTTCTCCCGGGCTCCGATCCCTTTCGGACGTGACGTCATCGACCAGCTCGATACCCGGTTCGCCGAGATCGAAGCCTACAAACATATCGGTCTATATGTCTATCGCCGTGATTTTCTCCTCACTTATCATAAGCTGGCGCCGACTCCTCTCGAAGAATTGGAAAAGCTTGAACAGTTGCGGGCGCTGGAGAATGGTTTCCGGATAAAGGTCGCCGAGACCAAGCTGACCTCTTTCGGCGTCGATACGCCGGAAGATCTCGAGCGGGTGCGGCAACTCCTGGCGAAGTCGGCGGTCGAGAAGCATTTTTAA
- the pyrG gene encoding CTP synthetase (CTP synthase; cytidine triphosphate synthetase; catalyzes the ATP-dependent amination of UTP to CTP with either L-glutamine or ammonia as the source of nitrogen; in Escherichia coli this enzyme forms a homotetramer): MKTKFLFITGGVVSSLGKGLSAASIAALMEARGLHVAMQKMDPYINVDPGTMSPFQHGEVFVTDDGAETDLDLGHYERFTRAPLTRKSNFTTGQVYDTVIRKERRGDYLGGTVQVIPHITNEIKSKILENAKGVDLAIVEVGGTVGDIESLPFLEAIRQFRYERGHENVLYIHLTLVPYIATAGELKTKPTQHSVKELREIGIQPDILLCRCDRDIPFEMKAKIALFCNVKEEAVITVRDVASIYELPIALHEQGLDERIIDYLNIWTKSPDLSDWERIVKRVNEPAETTTIAIVGKYVDLTESYKSLAEALTHGGIGNNARVNLKYIDSESLERHGIDDETFAGVDGILVPGGFGERGSEGKIEAIRYAREQKLPFFGICLGMQMAVVEFARNVCNLEGAHSAEFHEDAVHPLIHIMESQKGVKGKGGTMRLGAYPCDLKVGTLARRIYGQEKIQERHRHRYEFNNAYTEKLEDCGLTISGVNPDGGLVEIVEITEHPWFLGCQFHPEFRSRPMLPHPLFESFVGACIKERKEK; the protein is encoded by the coding sequence ATGAAAACAAAATTTCTCTTTATTACCGGCGGGGTCGTCTCTTCCCTTGGCAAAGGACTCTCGGCTGCGTCGATTGCTGCATTGATGGAAGCCCGCGGCCTGCATGTCGCCATGCAAAAGATGGATCCGTATATCAATGTCGACCCCGGCACGATGAGCCCTTTTCAACACGGTGAAGTCTTCGTCACTGACGATGGGGCGGAGACTGATCTCGATCTTGGCCATTACGAGCGCTTTACCCGGGCGCCGCTGACGCGCAAATCGAACTTTACCACTGGTCAGGTCTACGATACGGTTATCCGCAAGGAGCGCCGTGGCGATTATCTCGGCGGTACGGTGCAGGTCATTCCCCATATCACCAATGAGATCAAGAGCAAGATCCTTGAGAACGCCAAAGGGGTCGATCTGGCGATTGTTGAAGTCGGCGGTACGGTCGGCGATATTGAATCCCTCCCTTTTCTCGAAGCGATCCGGCAGTTCCGCTACGAGCGCGGTCACGAAAATGTTTTGTACATCCACCTCACGCTCGTCCCTTATATTGCCACCGCCGGTGAACTCAAGACCAAACCGACCCAGCACTCGGTCAAGGAGTTGCGAGAGATCGGCATTCAGCCCGATATCCTCCTTTGCCGTTGCGATCGCGATATCCCCTTTGAAATGAAGGCGAAGATCGCCCTCTTCTGTAACGTCAAAGAAGAAGCGGTCATTACTGTGCGCGATGTTGCTTCGATCTACGAACTGCCGATCGCGCTGCACGAACAGGGGCTCGACGAGCGGATTATCGATTATCTGAATATCTGGACGAAATCTCCTGATCTTTCCGACTGGGAGCGGATCGTCAAACGGGTCAATGAACCGGCAGAGACGACGACCATTGCGATTGTCGGTAAATATGTCGACCTGACCGAGAGTTATAAGTCTCTGGCCGAGGCGCTGACCCATGGCGGCATCGGTAATAATGCCAGGGTGAACCTGAAATATATCGATTCGGAATCGTTGGAGCGGCACGGAATCGATGACGAAACCTTTGCCGGGGTCGACGGTATCCTGGTGCCGGGCGGTTTTGGTGAGCGCGGCAGTGAAGGGAAAATCGAAGCGATTCGTTATGCCCGTGAGCAGAAACTCCCCTTTTTCGGTATCTGTCTCGGCATGCAGATGGCGGTCGTGGAATTCGCCCGCAATGTCTGCAATCTGGAGGGAGCGCACTCTGCCGAATTCCATGAAGATGCTGTGCACCCGCTGATTCACATCATGGAGAGCCAAAAGGGCGTGAAGGGGAAGGGCGGGACCATGCGTCTCGGCGCTTATCCCTGTGATCTCAAGGTCGGAACCCTGGCGCGTCGCATCTATGGCCAGGAAAAGATTCAGGAAAGGCATCGTCACCGTTATGAGTTTAACAACGCTTATACGGAAAAGCTGGAAGATTGCGGCCTGACCATCTCCGGCGTGAATCCGGACGGCGGCCTGGTCGAAATCGTCGAAATTACCGAGCACCCCTGGTTCCTCGGCTGTCAGTTTCATCCCGAGTTCCGTTCTCGTCCGATGCTGCCCCATCCTCTCTTCGAGTCTTTTGTCGGCGCTTGCATTAAAGAGCGTAAGGAGAAGTAA
- a CDS encoding 3-deoxy-8-phosphooctulonate synthase: MSREVQVGNVTFGGNRPFVLIAGPCAIEEEGLTLRIAAFLKDLCGELGIPLVFKASFDKANRTSASAFRGPGMAEGLNILAKVKALYGLPVVSDIHDQTQIAAAAKVLDIIQIPAFLSRQSDLLAAAGATGKVINVKKGQFLAPWDMRNVAAKVQETGNQNVLLTERGATFGYNNLVVDMRSLVIMREVSGCPIIFDATHSVQLPGGAGTSSGGQRQYVGALSRAAVAIGVDGLFWEVHENPDAALCDGPNSLDLTSLRPMLEELVAIDRLVKKGAAK, encoded by the coding sequence ATCTCGCGGGAAGTTCAAGTCGGCAATGTCACTTTCGGCGGCAACCGTCCTTTTGTCCTGATTGCCGGGCCCTGTGCCATTGAAGAAGAAGGGTTGACGCTGCGCATCGCTGCTTTTCTCAAGGACCTGTGTGGTGAACTCGGTATCCCTCTGGTCTTTAAGGCCTCTTTTGATAAAGCGAACCGCACGTCGGCGAGTGCCTTTCGTGGGCCGGGAATGGCGGAGGGGTTAAATATCCTTGCCAAGGTTAAAGCGCTGTACGGCCTGCCGGTCGTCTCGGATATTCACGATCAGACGCAGATTGCCGCGGCGGCAAAGGTGCTTGATATCATCCAGATTCCCGCCTTTTTGTCCCGGCAAAGCGATCTCCTGGCCGCTGCCGGTGCCACCGGCAAGGTGATCAATGTCAAGAAGGGGCAGTTTCTCGCCCCCTGGGATATGCGAAATGTGGCTGCCAAGGTACAGGAGACCGGGAATCAGAATGTCCTGCTCACCGAGCGCGGAGCGACCTTTGGCTATAACAATCTGGTTGTCGATATGCGTTCGCTGGTGATCATGCGCGAAGTCAGCGGCTGCCCGATCATCTTTGACGCCACCCATTCAGTGCAACTTCCCGGCGGCGCCGGCACTTCTTCCGGCGGGCAGCGGCAATATGTCGGCGCCCTGTCACGGGCGGCGGTGGCGATCGGAGTCGATGGCCTTTTCTGGGAAGTTCATGAAAATCCTGATGCCGCTCTTTGCGACGGACCGAACTCTCTCGATCTGACGAGCCTGCGGCCAATGCTCGAAGAGTTGGTTGCCATCGATCGTTTGGTCAAGAAGGGGGCTGCAAAGTGA
- a CDS encoding D-arabinose 5-phosphate isomerase, translating to MMERLDASFDAAVDLIYGCQGRVVITGMGKSGLICQKIAATMASTGTPTFFLHPAEGIHGDLGMITRGDVVIAVSNSGETEELTRILPVVKRMGLPLIAMAGRPQSTLAKAGDVFLDISVAKEACPLGLAPTASTTATLAMGDALAVALLVKRGFKAEDFALYHPGGALGKKLLLKVEDLMHGGAAMPLVKEETLLRDALFEITSKKLGITGVCNSQGELVGVFSDGDLRRTIAQGLDLLNQPVAALMGRQPKRIGRSELAAKAVQLMETHTITSLFVFDDATTMRPCGIIHLHDLLKAGVV from the coding sequence ATGATGGAACGTCTTGACGCCAGCTTCGATGCGGCGGTTGATTTGATCTATGGTTGCCAGGGTCGTGTCGTGATTACCGGCATGGGGAAATCGGGGCTGATCTGTCAAAAAATTGCAGCGACAATGGCTTCGACCGGGACACCAACCTTCTTTCTTCATCCCGCCGAAGGGATTCATGGCGATCTCGGCATGATCACCCGCGGCGATGTAGTCATCGCCGTCTCCAACTCCGGTGAAACTGAAGAGTTGACCCGTATCCTGCCGGTTGTCAAACGCATGGGACTCCCTTTGATCGCCATGGCGGGTCGACCGCAAAGCACTCTGGCCAAGGCTGGTGACGTTTTTCTTGATATCTCCGTGGCCAAAGAAGCCTGCCCACTCGGATTGGCACCGACGGCCAGTACCACCGCGACCCTGGCTATGGGAGATGCCCTGGCGGTCGCCCTTTTGGTGAAACGGGGATTCAAGGCAGAGGATTTTGCTCTTTATCATCCAGGCGGCGCTTTAGGTAAAAAGCTGTTGCTGAAGGTTGAAGATTTAATGCACGGCGGTGCGGCGATGCCGCTGGTCAAGGAAGAAACTTTACTGCGCGACGCCCTCTTTGAAATTACCAGTAAGAAACTGGGGATCACCGGCGTTTGTAATTCTCAGGGAGAACTGGTGGGGGTCTTCTCGGATGGCGATCTGCGGCGAACCATTGCTCAGGGGCTTGACCTGCTCAATCAACCGGTCGCTGCTTTGATGGGGCGTCAGCCGAAACGGATCGGACGTAGCGAGTTGGCGGCTAAAGCAGTACAACTCATGGAGACTCACACCATTACTTCACTCTTTGTCTTTGATGACGCCACGACCATGCGCCCCTGCGGGATCATTCACCTACACGATCTACTGAAAGCCGGGGTGGTCTGA
- a CDS encoding phenylphosphate carboxylase subunit delta, translated as MQTRLAPIRLLLLDVDGVLSDGRIVYDAHGTEIKTFDVKDGHGIKMLQKAGIEVGIISGRSSKVVNVRAKELGIEILYQGIADKDIPYAEIIKQRGLRDEEIAYIGDDVVDLPILRRVGFAVATADAVEDILPYVHYVTNRCGGRGAVREVCDLILKARGDWQAVMSGYFFSKVLGISDN; from the coding sequence ATGCAGACGCGTCTTGCACCGATTCGCCTCCTGCTCCTTGATGTTGACGGCGTCCTTTCCGACGGGCGGATTGTTTATGATGCGCACGGGACCGAGATCAAAACCTTCGATGTCAAGGACGGTCACGGCATCAAGATGTTGCAGAAGGCCGGAATCGAGGTCGGGATTATCTCCGGGCGCTCATCAAAGGTCGTCAATGTCCGCGCGAAAGAGCTGGGAATTGAGATCCTTTACCAGGGGATTGCGGATAAGGACATCCCTTATGCAGAGATTATCAAGCAGCGCGGGTTGCGGGATGAAGAGATCGCTTATATCGGCGACGATGTTGTCGATCTGCCGATTCTGCGCCGGGTTGGTTTTGCCGTGGCAACCGCCGATGCAGTTGAGGATATCCTTCCTTATGTCCATTATGTAACAAATCGCTGTGGCGGACGCGGGGCTGTTCGTGAAGTCTGCGACCTGATTTTGAAGGCGCGCGGAGATTGGCAGGCGGTGATGAGCGGATATTTTTTCTCAAAGGTTCTGGGGATCTCAGATAATTAG
- the lptC gene encoding LPS export ABC transporter periplasmic protein LptC — protein sequence MNKRRFFAVILLLLVLAVVVVTGRGLLLRWQGGEGRAVIEALQPGVDVELTGIRFSETRQGVRKYLLAADSATYSAHGISLMYNIEVTFFDTDGRETMWLRADEGDLSGNNQAVKLRGDVVLKGAQGFVLKTDYLTYNKDDDRLQTDATVLLESAQGVLRGRGLIVAPAQERLQLLHDVSGEFGAGLVKFKPGHGQG from the coding sequence ATGAATAAGCGTCGTTTCTTTGCCGTCATCCTGCTTTTGCTGGTGCTCGCCGTTGTCGTTGTGACTGGCCGCGGCCTGCTGTTGCGCTGGCAGGGGGGTGAGGGACGTGCGGTTATCGAAGCTCTTCAGCCAGGGGTGGATGTTGAACTGACCGGGATTCGTTTCAGTGAAACCCGTCAAGGGGTGCGCAAGTATCTTCTGGCGGCAGACTCTGCCACCTACAGTGCGCACGGTATCTCTTTGATGTACAACATCGAGGTGACTTTTTTTGATACCGACGGCCGTGAGACGATGTGGTTGCGTGCTGATGAGGGTGATCTTTCCGGAAATAATCAAGCTGTCAAGTTGCGTGGGGATGTCGTTTTGAAGGGCGCTCAGGGGTTCGTTCTGAAGACGGATTACCTGACCTATAATAAAGATGATGATCGTTTGCAGACCGATGCAACGGTCCTGCTGGAATCGGCGCAGGGAGTGTTGCGGGGACGCGGGCTTATCGTCGCACCCGCGCAGGAACGCTTACAGTTACTCCATGATGTCAGTGGAGAATTTGGTGCCGGATTGGTTAAATTTAAACCCGGACATGGACAGGGATGA